A region of Procambarus clarkii isolate CNS0578487 chromosome 48, FALCON_Pclarkii_2.0, whole genome shotgun sequence DNA encodes the following proteins:
- the LOC138350972 gene encoding antifreeze protein Maxi-like, translating to MLSLGPNETLFIYNLSKKGGKAATAAVAPVIVAEAPATVAEAPVAAAVAIAPVVTVEVAEATVAQISVAEATVAQVSIAEATVAQVSVAEATVAQVSVAEATVAQVSVAEATVAQVSVAQVLSVTVSVAQVLSVAVAEVGVAQVAVAQAVVALVTVAAAVPVAVGECDV from the coding sequence AGGGGgaaaagcagcaacagcagcagtagcaccagTAATAGTAGCagaagcaccagcaacagtagcagaagcaccagtagcagcagcagtagcaatagCACCGGTAGTCACAGTAGAGGTAGCAGAAGCAACAGTAGCACAAATATCAGTAGCAGAAGCAACAGTAGCACAAGTATCAATAGCAGAAGCAACAGTAGCACAAGTATCAGTAGCAGAAGCAACAGTAGCACAAGTATCAGTAGCAGAAGCAACAGTAGCACAAGTATCAGTAGCAGAAGCAACAGTAGCACAAGTATCAGTAGCACAAGTGCTCTCAGTAACAGTATCAGTAGCACAAGTACTATCAGTAGCAGTAGCAGAAGTAGGAGTAGCACAAGTAGCAGTAGCACAAGCAGTAGTAGCActagtaacagtagcagcagcagttccCGTTGCAGTTGGCGAATGTGATGTTTAG